ATGAGTTTTAGTATTTGACGAAGCCGGCAAAGGAATACGACATCGAAATGGATCACAAGCGgatattatttatgttcaGCATTGCTGCCCTGCTCCTATGTAACATTGTAAGCGCCGacgaaacggaaacggaagtggtgCCAGAGGAGCCGAGCGCCACTCAGCTGCTGGCGGCCGGGGAAACTGCCCAGGCTGATTCCGGAGATGAGAGCGTTAGGAAAGTGCGCCAGTACTTCGGGCCACCGCCGTTTGGACCTCCGCCACCGCCCTTCTTTGgcccaccgccaccaccgTACTACGGCGGTGGCTTCGGTGGCGGCTTCGGCGGTGGCTTCCAGAGAACGCGGGTGGTCACCCGCACCCGTTACCGCGGACGCGGTGGCTACTACGGCGGTGGATTCTACGGCTAATCAGCTGGCATGGATTCGATTGTGCAGACTTTGTGATACTTCTTTTGTGCTGCCCCTTGGGGCGCAATAAAACTGCTTGCCTTATGCAAGTCCATTCAATCGGTTGGTTTATTAGGCTTTATTAATAACACGTTGGGTTTATGGCGGGGAAAGCTGAGATCGGAGGTGTTTATAAGGGGGCCCCGAGGCTAGGCTCCCAAAATGTTccgcttgctgctgctgtggatcACTGTGGGGCTGGTGGCGGCTCTGGATGAGCGGGAGTTCGATCCGCAGGTGGCACCGCCTCAAAGTTCAGGTGGGCTACTTACTTCCCCTTAAGGAAGTTTATT
This sequence is a window from Drosophila teissieri strain GT53w chromosome 2R, Prin_Dtei_1.1, whole genome shotgun sequence. Protein-coding genes within it:
- the LOC122614760 gene encoding uncharacterized protein LOC122614760, with amino-acid sequence MDHKRILFMFSIAALLLCNIVSADETETEVVPEEPSATQLLAAGETAQADSGDESVRKVRQYFGPPPFGPPPPPFFGPPPPPYYGGGFGGGFGGGFQRTRVVTRTRYRGRGGYYGGGFYG